From a single Lolium rigidum isolate FL_2022 chromosome 7, APGP_CSIRO_Lrig_0.1, whole genome shotgun sequence genomic region:
- the LOC124676091 gene encoding probably inactive leucine-rich repeat receptor-like protein kinase IMK2: MRRTIVNAILFTVLAAIALLSLCYLVRCYRRCRRRRRGAVLPSHGARADRFQAAGSSDYGTGAGEELLRFPGGEGLTVASILEAPGEVVAKSAHSTLYRAGLSAGEAVALLRFLRPVCSASAEEAAAAAGLLGAVQHPNLVPIRALYVGPRGEKLLVHPFYAAGSLRRFLQEGINDSQRWEIICKLSIGIVKGLDHLHTRSQKPIIHGNLKTNNIMLDADFQPRISDYGLYLLLNPAAAQDMLETSAVQGYKAPELIKMREVTRESDIYSLGVILLEMLAQKEAGSDSPPNARDIHLPASFKDLVLERKISDAFGSDLVRQSKNSGWEESLNAFFGLATACCNPSPSLRPDTKRILKRLEEISR; encoded by the exons ATGCGGCGGACAATCGTCAACGCCATCCTCTTCACGGTCCTGGCCGCCATAGCCCTGCTGTCCCTCTGCTACCTCGTGCGCTGCTACCGCcgctgccggcgccgccgccgcggcgcggtGCTGCCCTCGCACGGGGCCAGGGCCGACCGGTTCCAGGCGGCCGGGTCCAGCGACTACGGCACCGGCGCGGGGGAGGAGCTGCTCAGGTTCCCCGGCGGCGAGGGGCTCACGGTGGCCTCGATCCTGGAGGCGCCCGGGGAGGTGGTGGCCAAGTCGGCGCACAGCACGCTCTACCGCGCCGGCCTCAGCGCCGGCGAGGCCGTCGCGctgctccgcttcctccgccccgTCTGCTCCGCGAGCGCCGaggaggcggccgccgccgcggggctGCTCGGCGCGGTGCAGCACCCGAATCTCGTGCCGATCCGCGCGCTCTACGTCGGCCCGCGTGGGGAGAAGCTGCTCGTGCACCCCTTCTACGCCGCCGGCTCGCTCCGCCGCTTCTTGCAAG AGGGAATCAATGATTCACAGAGATGGGAGATAATCTGCAAGCTATCTATTGGCATTGTCAAGGGACTGGACCACCTTCACACAAGATCGCAGAAGCCAATCATTCATGGCAACCTCAAGACAAACAACATTATGCTCGATGCAGATTTCCAGCCCAGGATATCAGATTATGGCCTCTACCTCCTGCTGAACCCTGCTGCCGCACAAGACATGCTCGAGACCTCCGCTGTGCAAGGATACAAGGCCCCTGAGCTGATCAAGATGAGGGAGGTCACGAGGGAGAGCGACATCTACAGCCTGGGAGTGATCCTGCTCGAGATGCTCGCTCAGAAGGAGGCGGGAAGCGATAGCCCGCCGAACGCCCGCGACATCCACCTTCCCGCCTCGTTCAAAGATCTGGTTCTTGAGAGGAAGATATCGGACGCCTTCGGCTCCGACCTGGTCAGACAGAGTAAGAACTCGGGTTGGGAAGAGAGTCTCAACGCGTTCTTCGGACTGGCGACGGCTTGCTGTAACCCTTCGCCGTCCTTGAGACCGGACACCAAGCGTATTCTCAAGAGGCTGGAAGAGATATCGAGATGA